CGGGCTTCGTTCATGAAATTCGCTTCATATAAAAGCTGTAGCCTTGATCACGACAGTGAAGGTCGGGTGCGACTTTCTGCATAGCTGCCTGAATCTGCGTTGAGGCGTTGTGGAGCCAATAGACTGGCAGCGCTACTTGGAAGTTTGTGTTAAAGGTAAGGAAGGCCTCCAGCATGTCCTGCTCATTCCAGAACCATTTGCGATCGACGAGGAAGTTCTTGGGCCATGGATGCGGCAGGACAATGTCATGCACATGCAGATGACAGCCCACAGGGATGCGCGGATAGACGTAGCGCATGAGGTGCCATACGTCGCTGCCGTGTTTGTGCACGTGGCTGCTATCGATGAAGAGCAGTGCATTCCCCTGGCAACGGGAGAGGATGTCCTCGACCGGCACGGCCTGGATGGGCTGGTGGACGCATTCGAAGATGATCTGTTGCGGTTTGACCTCGCTGCCGAGGATGCGTGTGTAGGGATCGATGCTGACAAAGCGGGCCGCGATACCGGTTTCCGCCGCGTTTTTTTCTAATGCGGCAATGGCGACGCGGGTGCTGCTACCCTGGCCGACTTCCACCACTGAGTCGGGCTTCATTTCACGCAACAGGCAGTAGTAGCTCATGGCGTCAGCACCGCTGAAATAGTAGTTGGCGCTATCAAAGCCGAAAGAAACGGTCGCGGCGAGAAACTCGGCACCGTAGCGTTCTATGCGGG
This genomic stretch from Verrucomicrobiaceae bacterium harbors:
- a CDS encoding class I SAM-dependent methyltransferase, whose amino-acid sequence is MIDIPVHRLALQDFEPAHIARIERYGAEFLAATVSFGFDSANYYFSGADAMSYYCLLREMKPDSVVEVGQGSSTRVAIAALEKNAAETGIAARFVSIDPYTRILGSEVKPQQIIFECVHQPIQAVPVEDILSRCQGNALLFIDSSHVHKHGSDVWHLMRYVYPRIPVGCHLHVHDIVLPHPWPKNFLVDRKWFWNEQDMLEAFLTFNTNFQVALPVYWLHNASTQIQAAMQKVAPDLHCRDQGYSFYMKRIS